The stretch of DNA ACGCACGACTGGCCAGCCCTTGCCTGGTGGATTCATGACAACATTGCTGACTATGCCAAAATGATCTTCTTCCCAAAGTACGCTGCCTTTAATATCTCTTGGCACGAAGATCCTAACTACCCTAAGAGTACCTACGGCCAGGTTGCCAACCCTGCTACTGGAAAGAAGGGGTATTTGACAAAGCAGGGCATGTATAACTTTGAAGGCGATCACAGCGAATTCTACAAACCTTTCTTGATGGATCTGAAGCCTAAATAGCGTGTGAACGGCCGAGCAGCAGGCGCTTTGCTTTCTGCAAGACCTTAACTGCTTAGATCAAGCTCAAAACTATGCTGCACTATCTGAGTAGTTGTAGACAGGAACCTGAACAAAGTGATCGGGTTTTGCTTCCCCCAAGATCGTCTTTTGCAAACGTTCTACCGTGGATGGAGAAAAAAACTGCTCTCCGGTTTCCTCATTGACTCGAGCAGGAACATTTTCAATCAAGATAAATTGACCGTTGATATTCAGGGTATACGTGACATT from Leptolyngbya sp. KIOST-1 encodes:
- a CDS encoding YgiT-type zinc finger protein, with the protein product MKTEWQETLVEKNVTYTLNINGQFILIENVPARVNEETGEQFFSPSTVERLQKTILGEAKPDHFVQVPVYNYSDSAA